TAGGAGTTTTGATCTTGAATGTGAAGTATTGCGCAATATTCGCCATCGAAACTTGACCAAAATCATAAGCAGTTGTAGTAACTTGGATTTCAAGGCATTGGTTATGAGCTACATGGTCAATGGGAGTTTGGAGAAGTGGTTACATTCAGAAGACCATAGTTTGAGTATGATAGAGAGGATTAACATAGTGATAGATATTGCAGAAGCAATTAATTATCTTCACCATGGTGGTTCTATATCAATTGTGCGTTGTGATTTAAAAGCAAGCAATATACTGGTAGATGAAGACATGGCTGCTCATGTCACAGATTTTGGCATTGCAAAGCTGCTAAATGGTGGAAATTCCATGACACATACATTGACTTTAGCCACAATGGGGTATATGGCTCCAGGTGATGTTTAATTTCTTATTCAATCtcataccttttttttttcttttaaagaaCCATGTTCGGatattgataaattaaaataattgataatcTCATATATGTATGAGTTTTCAAGATTGGTTGAATAATAATCTTGTGCAATTAATATTAAGCCTAATTTAATTAATCAGTTGTAAGAATCTATATCTAATATGGTTAAGTAGAGGTTTCAATTACAAGGAtgtatttttaagaaaataatgtaaaataaaaatattatgtgcacacaaaaaattattcactaaattagttattatgtatttatgtataaacacacgtgatatttaatttatttttaatatatattttataatttaacatatattatatataaatgacTGATTTAGTGGCTACTTTTTAGTATGCACATAACATGATTGATTGTAAAATTGATGAAATTTCTTAGGTTGATTTATAATTTCATTTCTAGCATTTTTTTAATGTAGAGTATGGACTAGAAGGCTTGGTGTCCAAACAAGGTGATGTGTATAGTTATGGCATTTTACTTATGGAAATCTTCACACAAAAGAAACCCACTGATGAAATGTTTATGGGAGATTTTAGCATCAAGCATTGGGTTGATTCCCTAATTGACATAGTTGATGCTAGATTGTTAATGGAAGAAGGAGAACTAGCTTCCAAGAAAGTGTATTTATCATCCATCATGAAACTAGCTTTGGATTGCACCAAAGAATTACCTCGAGAAAGGACCAATATGAAAGATGTCATAACTACACTTAAGAAGATTAAAATGGCGTTCTTATAAGAAGTTAAGAACAATAATCCATtctaaactaagaaatgaaattgaaatttttgtttgtttatatggctctttattttgtttctatgtTTTGCATGTCTTTGCTATGTATATGTTTGATTCTCTTCAAAAGTGCAATGCCTTTTTATTGTctattatttcatttttcttatccaTTTCAgttaatttatttaagattCCACGTATATTTAATATTGAATATTGAATAATTAAGCAAGTCTAATCATCTTGTTAATACGAAATACAAAAACTTAAGCGTTATGCTAAAATTACAAAAGTAGATACTTTTTATGTATTTgtatcattaaaaaatttaaaactttattcTTTCTATAAAAgtgtttttctttatatatataacatacaAGTGTCTAATCTTTGTtggttttaaattcaaatttgttaattaaattttttgtgagGAAAATTCAATG
This sequence is a window from Arachis duranensis cultivar V14167 chromosome 2, aradu.V14167.gnm2.J7QH, whole genome shotgun sequence. Protein-coding genes within it:
- the LOC110278250 gene encoding receptor kinase-like protein Xa21, whose amino-acid sequence is MLQFLCPCERPRLRSLLPCCVEEASRGLCGASRLQFPECETMGRSRKTTAYIFLKYILPISSVATILELAFLRILKFQNHNKVLQKFEVDQAMARWRRISYYEIQQATDRFNGDNLLGIGSFGKVYKGVLSDGTNVAIKVFNLGLEGAFRSFDLECEVLRNIRHRNLTKIISSCSNLDFKALVMSYMVNGSLEKWLHSEDHSLSMIERINIVIDIAEAINYLHHGGSISIVRCDLKASNILVDEDMAAHVTDFGIAKLLNGGNSMTHTLTLATMGYMAPEYGLEGLVSKQGDVYSYGILLMEIFTQKKPTDEMFMGDFSIKHWVDSLIDIVDARLLMEEGELASKKVYLSSIMKLALDCTKELPRERTNMKDVITTLKKIKMAFL